CGACTGGACCGGACGGTCGCGCTCAAACTGCTCGCTCCCGAACTGGTGCGCAACGACGTGTTCCGCAAGCGCTTCACCCATGAGTCACGGGTCGCCGCGGCCATCGACCACCCGCACATCGTGCCCGTCTTCGAGGCGGACGAGACCGACGGCGTCCTGTACATCGCCATGCGGTACGTGGAGGGGAGCGATCTGCGCCACCTCCTCGACCGTGAGGGACCGCTGCCCCCGGCGACCGCCGTCCGGATCGCCGCTCAGGTCGCCTCCGCGCTGGACGCCGCCCATGACCACGGGCTGGTCCACCGGGACGTCAAACCCGGCAACATCCTGGTCGCCCGGGGCACCGACAGCGACCACCCCGAGCACGTCTACCTCACCGACTTCGGTCTGACGAAGAAGTCGCTGTCCCTGACCGGCTTCACGACGGTCGGCCAGTTCGTCGGCACCCTCGACTACGTCGCCCCCGAGCAGATCTCCGGGCAGCCGGTCGACGGCCGCTGCGACGTCTACGGTCTGGCCTGCGTGGTCTACGAGTGCCTGGCGGGCCGCCCGCCCTTCCTGCGCGACGACGACATGGCCCTGCTCTGGGCCCACCAGAATGCCGAACCGCCCCCGCTGACGGCGGCCCGCCCTGCCCTTCCCGCGTCCGTCGACACGGTGTTCGCCCGCGCGCTCGCCAAGAGCCCCGAGTCCCGCCATTCCACCTGCGGCGCCTTCGTCGCCGCCCTGCGGTCGTCCGCCGCGGGGGAACGCGGGCCCGGTGGTCCGCCGACGGAACAGGCCGGGAGGCCGGCGCGGCAACCCCCGCCCTGGGCGCGTCCGGTCTTCCGCACGCTTCGTCCCGGCTGATCCG
This Streptomyces sp. NBC_00377 DNA region includes the following protein-coding sequences:
- a CDS encoding serine/threonine-protein kinase; the encoded protein is MARASAPFSGRPSELTGRRIAGYRIEHEIGRGGMAVVYRAHDLRLDRTVALKLLAPELVRNDVFRKRFTHESRVAAAIDHPHIVPVFEADETDGVLYIAMRYVEGSDLRHLLDREGPLPPATAVRIAAQVASALDAAHDHGLVHRDVKPGNILVARGTDSDHPEHVYLTDFGLTKKSLSLTGFTTVGQFVGTLDYVAPEQISGQPVDGRCDVYGLACVVYECLAGRPPFLRDDDMALLWAHQNAEPPPLTAARPALPASVDTVFARALAKSPESRHSTCGAFVAALRSSAAGERGPGGPPTEQAGRPARQPPPWARPVFRTLRPG